From Halodesulfovibrio aestuarii DSM 17919 = ATCC 29578, one genomic window encodes:
- a CDS encoding sulfite exporter TauE/SafE family protein: MRKFYAVLMAASQAHARWELEVSHSILRSKKRMLILLALALPAILVSLAVAGDVMPAILGGKKAYTPAFYTPGIFAVSIVIGLFAGLITGCIGAGGGFIITPALMSAGIKGILAVGTDLFHIFAKAIMGTAVHKKLGNVSPKLAVAFLVGSLCGVIGGGVVNRTLYEINPVLSDTFISAIYVVLLGFLGFYAMNDFLKLRKKDNSGDAHGSGSADGQGLSSKLQAVNLPPMITFDEDLVPGGKQISGVFVAMCGAFVGFVAAIMGVGGGFLTFPMFVYILGVSSFTTVGTDIFQIIFTAGFASITQYAIYGFIFYTLAMGMLIGSLLGIQLGALTTRVVKGIYIRGFYATAILAGFINRLFALPAKLQEMDMLDISPEFARALSTFGNYAFFVVVTIFALWVITKFVTNIPTLRRD; the protein is encoded by the coding sequence ATGAGGAAATTTTATGCTGTATTAATGGCAGCTTCGCAGGCGCACGCGAGGTGGGAATTAGAGGTTTCACACAGTATATTGCGAAGTAAAAAACGCATGCTGATTTTGTTGGCACTCGCGTTACCGGCTATTCTTGTGTCATTGGCAGTGGCTGGCGATGTCATGCCTGCAATCTTGGGTGGAAAAAAAGCGTATACACCTGCCTTTTACACACCCGGAATCTTTGCAGTATCAATCGTAATCGGGCTTTTTGCGGGTCTAATTACAGGATGTATCGGAGCCGGTGGAGGATTCATTATTACTCCGGCTCTCATGAGTGCTGGTATTAAAGGTATCTTGGCAGTAGGTACCGACCTTTTCCATATTTTTGCAAAAGCAATTATGGGAACTGCGGTTCATAAAAAGTTAGGCAACGTGTCCCCGAAGCTTGCGGTAGCCTTTTTAGTAGGCTCCTTATGCGGCGTTATAGGTGGTGGTGTTGTAAACAGAACACTTTATGAAATTAATCCGGTATTGAGCGACACCTTTATCAGCGCAATATACGTTGTTCTTTTAGGTTTCCTTGGTTTCTATGCAATGAATGATTTTCTGAAGTTGCGCAAAAAAGACAACAGTGGCGATGCTCATGGTTCAGGATCTGCAGATGGACAGGGACTTTCATCTAAACTGCAAGCCGTTAATTTGCCGCCTATGATCACGTTTGATGAAGACCTGGTACCGGGTGGAAAGCAGATTTCCGGTGTATTTGTTGCTATGTGCGGTGCCTTTGTCGGCTTTGTTGCAGCGATTATGGGCGTTGGCGGCGGTTTCTTAACCTTCCCTATGTTCGTGTACATTCTAGGTGTTTCCAGCTTCACAACTGTTGGTACTGATATTTTTCAGATCATCTTCACCGCAGGATTTGCTTCCATCACACAGTACGCCATTTACGGCTTTATCTTCTACACACTCGCGATGGGCATGCTTATAGGCTCCTTGCTTGGTATTCAGCTTGGTGCGCTCACAACACGTGTTGTAAAAGGTATCTACATCCGTGGTTTTTATGCCACAGCTATTTTGGCAGGCTTCATTAACCGACTGTTTGCTTTGCCTGCAAAGCTTCAGGAAATGGATATGCTGGATATTTCCCCTGAGTTTGCAAGAGCACTGTCAACATTCGGAAACTATGCATTTTTTGTTGTGGTCACTATTTTCGCCCTTTGGGTAATTACAAAATTTGTCACCAACATACCAACACTGAGGAGGGATTAG
- a CDS encoding ATP-binding protein yields the protein MLSLRTRIALLLFCVIGLNLAGAGITLWYTNRTQSLQVQLSAKNVEALEASHGLSAALMEQKGDTTYYLLSHDDSWLKELDRKRVLFEERLSKVKESAFSEESLLVLSKLERLYATYDASRKVVIENYKQRRSKVGAELHWKIRDEFSTLLLLCKEFRALYEQAIEQNRKNFSEEAKIVSNVITGGLILSAIIELLLIVFLYRKILDPIRTLAHATDDVCDSTSPSTKNDVLALSNKLESLIMHIDDTQKELDANKETLMQSEKMVLVGKLAAGVAHSIRNPLTSVKMRLFSLERSLELDEQQQEDFGVVSEEILHIDNIMKNFLEFSRRPELKAKLQSPSEVVDMALKLLKHRFESQQVRVSVERTGLLPAIPIDGGQLKETLVNLILNACDAMVQGGSITITEKTDIVEPLGTIVFIRIEDTGPGIAEDVLEKIFEPFFSTKEEGSGLGLAIAKRIVEEHGGWLHVTSSENQGTAFLLALPVTRGTTWQKFS from the coding sequence ATGCTTTCATTACGCACCAGAATAGCGTTGCTATTGTTCTGTGTTATTGGTCTGAACCTGGCAGGTGCGGGCATAACATTGTGGTATACAAACCGGACGCAAAGTCTTCAGGTACAGCTTTCTGCTAAAAATGTAGAAGCATTGGAAGCATCACATGGTCTGTCCGCAGCGCTTATGGAGCAAAAAGGCGATACTACCTACTACTTACTTTCGCATGATGATTCATGGCTGAAAGAGTTGGATCGGAAGCGTGTACTTTTTGAAGAGCGGCTTAGCAAAGTAAAAGAATCTGCTTTTTCTGAAGAAAGTTTACTTGTTCTTTCTAAGCTTGAGAGGTTGTATGCAACGTACGATGCAAGTAGAAAAGTAGTAATTGAAAACTACAAGCAGAGAAGGTCGAAAGTCGGGGCAGAACTGCATTGGAAGATTCGTGATGAGTTCAGTACGCTTTTGCTTTTATGCAAAGAATTCAGGGCACTTTATGAACAGGCGATTGAGCAGAATCGTAAGAATTTTTCGGAAGAAGCGAAAATAGTTAGTAATGTCATTACGGGCGGTTTGATTTTATCAGCAATTATTGAGCTGTTGTTAATCGTCTTTTTATACAGAAAAATTCTTGATCCAATTAGAACCCTTGCTCATGCCACTGATGATGTCTGCGATAGTACTTCTCCTTCTACAAAGAACGATGTGCTTGCACTAAGTAATAAGCTAGAATCGTTGATTATGCATATTGACGATACCCAGAAGGAACTTGATGCGAATAAAGAGACACTTATGCAGTCGGAAAAAATGGTGCTGGTCGGTAAACTTGCAGCAGGAGTTGCGCATTCAATCCGTAATCCACTTACCTCTGTAAAAATGCGACTTTTTTCTTTGGAACGTTCACTGGAACTGGATGAACAGCAGCAGGAAGATTTTGGTGTTGTGAGTGAAGAGATTCTGCATATTGATAATATAATGAAAAATTTTCTTGAATTTTCACGCCGTCCGGAATTGAAGGCAAAACTCCAAAGTCCGTCCGAAGTTGTTGATATGGCGCTGAAGCTTCTTAAACACCGGTTTGAATCACAGCAGGTGCGTGTGTCTGTAGAGCGGACAGGGTTACTTCCGGCTATTCCTATTGATGGCGGGCAGTTAAAGGAGACACTTGTTAACTTGATTCTGAATGCATGTGATGCAATGGTTCAGGGAGGCTCGATAACCATTACGGAGAAAACGGATATAGTTGAGCCTTTGGGAACGATTGTTTTTATCAGGATTGAAGATACAGGACCGGGAATTGCCGAGGATGTTCTTGAGAAAATATTTGAACCTTTTTTCAGTACAAAGGAAGAAGGCTCAGGGCTCGGGCTTGCCATTGCAAAACGTATTGTGGAAGAGCACGGCGGCTGGTTGCATGTAACTTCATCTGAAAATCAGGGCACAGCATTTTTACTCGCACTTCCTGTAACACGAGGGACCACATGGCAAAAATTCTCTTAG
- a CDS encoding PEP/pyruvate-binding domain-containing protein, whose product MQQDFIKAASNFKRLISANNKALEVMAQMELALAEGHEFDVTYVRTQVTRVNTAVYQLISCIEGYSPEKFAPVKKRFQEIQKTLNNELLNTPSSIESPLVVPFSEITAGDAFVVGGKAANLGELKNNIGVPVPDGVATTSNAFWVFMRHNELHDICDRRLRQVTSQSLTELYAACSKIRQDIVKAPVPGEISSEILRLVKELGDPSSQRFAVRSSAVGEDGRHHAFAGQYLSRLNVSYDELLAAWKDVVASKYSPEAVAYRKAKGLATRDLAVCVAIMPMQNVVAGGVIYSTDPIDCSQDVSTIHAAHGLPKGVVDGRVAADIVKMRKEGGAGTAVVGQDILNKEKQYISVDGGVELVSVPQNMQYAPVLTLDELKLLQRYALKIEEHYGCPQDIEWGLTENRDIIFLQSRPLSQSPCIEHSIEVTAPLLLSGGDTVSTGIGYGELVFVQREVDALTFPEGAILVVQYASPRWAPLLSKANGVISGTGSRAGHLASVAREYGVPGIFGVGNVDNLVSYKGDATLDAPSRKVYAGKVEELLALWSKQRRSMKGTPVYEMLASAVEKIVPLHLTDPTSPDFTAENCTTLHDITRFCHEYAIDEMFRVGRDMHIPSGKTKQLYDNRPMQYWVVDLDDGFITHPAGKYITFDNISSTPMHAIWKGMTAVKWAGPPPVNAKSFLSILAESTCDPSLVPDASSVYTMRNYFLISSKFCCLQFRFGYHFCTVEVLGGDVPAENFISMKFSGGAADLQKKNARVRLLAIILDEYDFRVTVIRDRLSARCENMSEEDIMRRLYVVGHLLMHTRQLDMILHSEQAFQNVLLKLRKELATLL is encoded by the coding sequence TTGCAGCAAGATTTCATCAAAGCAGCGTCTAACTTTAAGCGCTTAATAAGTGCGAACAATAAAGCTCTGGAAGTAATGGCACAGATGGAGCTGGCATTAGCCGAAGGGCACGAGTTTGACGTAACGTATGTGCGAACTCAGGTCACGCGCGTCAATACCGCCGTGTATCAGCTTATTTCATGCATTGAAGGGTATTCTCCTGAGAAGTTTGCTCCTGTCAAAAAGCGTTTTCAAGAAATCCAAAAAACGTTGAACAATGAGCTGTTGAACACTCCTTCCAGTATTGAAAGTCCTCTTGTCGTACCTTTTTCTGAAATAACAGCCGGTGATGCATTTGTTGTGGGGGGAAAAGCCGCTAATCTTGGTGAACTGAAAAATAATATTGGTGTGCCTGTTCCAGACGGAGTTGCAACAACGTCCAATGCGTTCTGGGTGTTCATGCGCCATAACGAACTTCATGATATTTGCGACCGTAGATTGCGACAGGTGACATCCCAGTCTCTCACCGAGCTTTATGCTGCCTGCTCAAAGATTCGTCAGGATATTGTAAAGGCTCCTGTTCCAGGAGAAATTTCTTCTGAGATTTTGCGTCTGGTCAAAGAGTTAGGCGATCCTTCGTCACAGCGTTTTGCTGTCAGAAGCAGTGCTGTTGGCGAAGATGGTCGTCATCACGCTTTTGCTGGGCAGTATCTTTCCCGTTTGAATGTTTCCTATGATGAACTGCTTGCTGCGTGGAAGGACGTCGTTGCCTCTAAATATTCTCCTGAAGCGGTTGCTTATCGTAAAGCTAAAGGTCTTGCCACACGTGACCTTGCTGTGTGTGTGGCTATTATGCCAATGCAGAATGTGGTTGCGGGAGGGGTAATTTACAGTACGGACCCTATTGATTGTTCGCAGGACGTCTCAACAATTCATGCAGCCCATGGACTTCCCAAAGGTGTTGTGGATGGCAGAGTTGCGGCGGACATCGTAAAAATGCGCAAAGAGGGAGGAGCGGGGACGGCTGTTGTCGGGCAGGATATCCTTAACAAAGAGAAACAGTACATATCTGTCGACGGAGGCGTCGAGCTTGTTTCTGTTCCCCAAAATATGCAGTACGCTCCAGTTCTGACATTGGATGAGCTAAAATTATTACAGAGATATGCTTTGAAGATTGAAGAGCATTACGGCTGCCCTCAGGATATTGAATGGGGACTGACTGAAAACAGGGATATTATATTCCTTCAAAGCAGGCCGTTGTCACAATCTCCATGCATAGAACATTCGATTGAGGTGACTGCGCCGTTGCTTCTTTCCGGCGGCGATACGGTATCTACCGGTATTGGATATGGAGAGTTGGTCTTTGTTCAACGGGAAGTTGATGCGCTGACATTTCCTGAAGGTGCTATTCTGGTTGTTCAATATGCATCTCCACGGTGGGCTCCGCTTCTGTCAAAAGCAAATGGTGTTATTTCCGGAACAGGTTCCCGTGCGGGGCATCTGGCAAGTGTTGCAAGAGAGTATGGAGTGCCGGGAATTTTTGGTGTCGGAAATGTAGATAATCTGGTTTCATACAAGGGAGATGCCACTCTGGATGCACCATCCCGAAAGGTGTACGCTGGAAAAGTGGAAGAGCTGCTGGCATTATGGAGTAAGCAGCGTAGATCAATGAAAGGAACGCCTGTTTATGAGATGCTTGCTTCGGCAGTAGAAAAAATTGTGCCGTTGCATTTAACTGATCCGACCAGTCCTGATTTTACGGCGGAAAACTGCACAACGTTGCATGACATAACGCGATTCTGTCATGAGTACGCAATTGATGAGATGTTTCGCGTTGGACGGGATATGCATATTCCATCAGGCAAGACCAAGCAACTTTATGATAACCGTCCCATGCAATACTGGGTTGTAGATTTGGACGACGGATTTATTACGCATCCAGCAGGCAAATATATAACATTTGACAATATTTCTTCTACCCCGATGCATGCCATCTGGAAAGGTATGACAGCAGTAAAGTGGGCAGGGCCGCCGCCAGTAAATGCTAAAAGTTTTTTATCGATTCTTGCGGAATCAACATGCGATCCGTCCCTTGTTCCGGATGCATCTTCTGTCTACACCATGCGAAACTATTTTCTCATAAGCAGTAAGTTCTGTTGCTTGCAGTTCCGGTTTGGCTATCATTTCTGCACTGTTGAAGTTCTTGGCGGGGATGTTCCTGCTGAAAACTTTATTTCAATGAAGTTTTCCGGTGGGGCGGCTGATTTGCAGAAAAAGAACGCAAGAGTTCGTCTTCTTGCAATAATTCTTGATGAGTATGACTTCAGGGTTACTGTTATCAGAGATAGATTGTCGGCGCGATGTGAAAATATGTCTGAAGAAGATATAATGCGGAGACTATATGTTGTGGGGCACTTGCTCATGCATACCCGCCAGCTGGATATGATCCTGCATTCAGAACAAGCCTTTCAGAACGTTCTGCTTAAGCTGCGAAAGGAGCTTGCTACATTGCTGTAG
- a CDS encoding sigma-54-dependent transcriptional regulator gives MAKILLVDDDAQLRKSFQNILHAEGYDVVEAHCGETGVELAERDRPDIAVLDVRLPGMNGLETFKALRALYSDLPVLIMTAYGTTDTAIESTKMGAFDYVMKPFDVPEILSLIEKAIQVASANASTPPMPANTPILLGKSRAMQDVCKRIGRAAPTDATILIRGESGTGKELVAQAIHKHSLRSKSPFQVINCVAIPDTLLESELFGYEKGAFTGASHRKAGKIELANGGTVFLDEIGDMPTSIQAKILRLLQERQVERLGGSQPISVDVRVLAATNKDLEQAVANGEFREDLYYRLNVVNLTLPPIRERTEDIAMLAEHFLSMHASASAMHNPGLTEEALAMMQKYSWPGNVRELSNKMHKALIFSRGLPLDKDDFVKLVEGAAVSHQSAGDEDDVRAWVTRTLLTEHHDKTFETLADRFGAIVITEALELASWNKTRAAKLLGMSRPTLLGRIEKYGLKEHGGS, from the coding sequence ATGGCAAAAATTCTCTTAGTGGATGATGACGCTCAGTTGCGCAAAAGCTTCCAGAATATTCTTCATGCAGAAGGATATGATGTTGTGGAGGCGCATTGTGGAGAAACGGGCGTTGAACTGGCCGAGAGGGACAGACCGGATATCGCAGTGCTTGATGTTCGTCTCCCGGGTATGAATGGGCTTGAGACCTTTAAAGCGTTGCGCGCACTGTATTCTGATTTACCGGTTTTAATTATGACTGCGTACGGCACCACTGATACCGCTATTGAATCAACAAAAATGGGTGCGTTTGATTATGTCATGAAGCCCTTTGATGTTCCTGAGATTTTATCCCTGATTGAAAAAGCGATACAGGTTGCTTCTGCTAATGCCAGTACTCCCCCCATGCCTGCGAATACTCCTATTCTTTTAGGGAAAAGCAGAGCCATGCAGGATGTCTGTAAAAGGATAGGACGTGCTGCGCCAACAGATGCAACCATACTTATTCGTGGAGAATCCGGCACAGGCAAGGAGCTTGTAGCGCAGGCTATCCATAAACATAGTTTGCGTTCAAAATCGCCATTTCAGGTTATTAACTGCGTGGCTATTCCGGATACGTTGCTTGAGAGTGAGCTTTTCGGCTACGAAAAGGGCGCGTTCACTGGTGCCTCCCATCGTAAAGCAGGGAAAATTGAATTAGCAAATGGCGGAACTGTCTTCCTTGATGAAATCGGAGATATGCCGACTTCAATTCAAGCTAAGATTTTGCGGCTGTTGCAGGAACGGCAAGTTGAACGCTTGGGCGGTAGTCAGCCTATCTCTGTTGACGTTCGGGTTCTTGCAGCCACGAATAAAGACTTGGAGCAAGCTGTTGCCAATGGTGAATTTAGGGAAGACCTGTACTATCGCTTGAATGTGGTTAATCTCACACTTCCTCCCATTCGTGAACGTACTGAGGATATTGCGATGTTGGCTGAACATTTTCTTTCTATGCATGCCAGCGCATCCGCTATGCATAATCCCGGTTTGACAGAAGAAGCTCTGGCAATGATGCAGAAATATTCGTGGCCCGGGAATGTCCGTGAGTTAAGCAATAAAATGCATAAGGCATTGATATTCAGCCGTGGACTTCCGCTCGACAAAGATGATTTTGTGAAGCTTGTAGAAGGTGCTGCTGTCTCTCACCAGTCGGCAGGAGACGAAGACGATGTTCGTGCATGGGTAACTCGTACGTTACTGACCGAGCATCATGATAAGACGTTTGAAACTCTGGCGGACCGTTTTGGCGCAATTGTGATCACCGAGGCATTGGAACTGGCTTCGTGGAATAAAACTCGCGCCGCTAAATTGCTTGGTATGTCCAGACCGACGTTACTCGGACGGATTGAAAAGTATGGGTTGAAGGAACATGGCGGTAGCTAG
- a CDS encoding MarR family winged helix-turn-helix transcriptional regulator, which produces MSASLRDILRSAPREGGQKLGLTICEVSKIWRQLIDLRLMHLGVSNARWTVLLALNDFEKPVSQKVLAEYIGIEGPTLVRMLDRLESDGLVRRKPSKKDRRVKLVELCKKTDELLDSMLSVAIGIQKELIQGIPEQDLVTCHKVLLTIKDRLSTQLDKKSDHE; this is translated from the coding sequence ATGTCAGCTTCATTACGAGACATTTTACGTAGTGCTCCGCGAGAAGGCGGTCAAAAACTTGGGCTCACAATCTGTGAAGTATCTAAGATTTGGCGCCAACTAATCGATCTGCGCCTCATGCACCTTGGCGTCAGTAATGCTCGCTGGACAGTTCTTTTAGCTTTGAACGATTTTGAAAAGCCAGTCTCCCAAAAAGTACTTGCCGAATATATAGGCATAGAGGGACCAACTCTTGTGCGTATGCTGGACAGACTGGAAAGTGACGGCTTGGTCCGTCGCAAGCCATCTAAAAAAGACCGAAGGGTAAAACTTGTCGAATTGTGCAAAAAGACTGATGAGTTACTGGACTCAATGCTGTCTGTTGCCATTGGCATACAAAAGGAACTGATACAGGGTATACCTGAACAAGATCTCGTTACCTGCCACAAAGTTTTGCTTACCATTAAAGACCGGCTTTCAACTCAACTCGATAAAAAAAGTGACCATGAATAA
- a CDS encoding response regulator: protein MEELKILLVDDEPDFLSVIARRLERRNVSASVASSGLEALEMLKEEPVKVVVLDVKMPGIDGIETLRRIKEMMPDVEVIMLTGHADLEVAISGMALGAYDYLLKPADIDELMFKVHDAANVHNSHRS from the coding sequence ATGGAAGAACTGAAAATTTTATTAGTCGATGATGAGCCGGATTTCTTGTCCGTAATCGCGCGCAGACTGGAACGGAGAAATGTTTCTGCAAGCGTTGCATCCTCCGGCTTGGAAGCGTTGGAAATGTTGAAAGAAGAACCTGTAAAAGTGGTTGTTTTGGATGTGAAAATGCCGGGCATTGACGGCATTGAAACATTGCGTCGGATCAAAGAAATGATGCCTGACGTGGAAGTAATTATGCTGACAGGTCACGCAGATCTGGAGGTTGCGATCAGTGGAATGGCTCTTGGTGCCTATGACTATTTGTTAAAACCTGCAGATATCGATGAGCTCATGTTTAAAGTTCACGATGCAGCAAATGTACATAATTCACATCGTTCTTAG
- a CDS encoding sensor histidine kinase, with translation MYISSHNSFRWLAARIFLIGIGPLFILSVALCSRVVQNYLDDAAAPALRYAQAMMENKEVLTTQAMRRKLSMLLPDGQWIVQNESQKITASNIEDTDEQQRLVEEVHSQNGDHSSSIYAPMLPLPSSSVWLHVFVPGSGSVFYGVSIESLLPGATFSFGLCLTLFFSLLITAIFNSIIFSSFVHEKLAQETLLREKLEQKLIEANRLSAQTRVVAGIAHEINTPLAIIIQEAGWVKELLEDLQEQVALVEKEPRKVLCGTFSEMDASLDVMRKQGKRCAEIIHGLLRMSRKGAENKTAVDVNSVVEDVVHLSQPKAAELGIKIKTQFNAFVPAYASAGHVQQILLNVINNAIDAVAVSNREERNVIVSTFSTKHAVLIRVTDTGLGLSRELKNRIFEPFFTTKAAGQGTGLGLSISYSLARRNDGNLSVQSSPDKGSSFTLTLPVAAVDALPAL, from the coding sequence ATGTATATTTCCTCGCATAACTCCTTCCGCTGGCTTGCAGCAAGAATTTTCCTGATAGGCATTGGCCCGCTTTTTATTCTTTCCGTGGCTCTATGCAGTCGGGTTGTTCAAAACTATCTGGACGATGCTGCAGCTCCCGCACTTCGATACGCGCAGGCAATGATGGAGAACAAAGAAGTTCTTACAACGCAGGCTATGCGTCGGAAACTGTCAATGCTGCTTCCGGATGGCCAGTGGATAGTCCAAAATGAATCCCAGAAAATAACAGCTTCAAACATTGAAGATACAGATGAGCAACAACGACTGGTGGAGGAAGTTCACAGTCAGAATGGTGATCATTCAAGCTCAATATACGCCCCCATGTTGCCACTACCAAGCTCCAGCGTATGGCTTCATGTGTTTGTACCGGGATCTGGCAGTGTCTTTTACGGAGTTTCTATCGAGTCACTGCTTCCCGGTGCAACCTTTTCATTCGGTCTGTGCCTGACATTGTTCTTCTCCCTTCTTATTACAGCCATTTTTAACTCCATAATTTTCTCAAGCTTTGTTCATGAAAAACTCGCTCAGGAGACGCTGTTGCGGGAAAAACTTGAGCAAAAATTAATAGAGGCCAACAGGCTGTCTGCTCAGACAAGGGTCGTTGCCGGAATCGCACACGAAATTAATACACCTCTTGCCATCATTATTCAGGAAGCAGGCTGGGTTAAGGAGTTGCTCGAAGATCTTCAGGAGCAGGTAGCGCTGGTGGAGAAAGAACCAAGAAAGGTCTTGTGCGGAACATTTTCAGAAATGGATGCCTCATTGGATGTGATGCGCAAACAAGGAAAGCGATGTGCTGAAATAATACATGGTTTGCTCAGGATGTCGCGTAAGGGCGCAGAGAATAAAACGGCAGTTGATGTGAATAGCGTTGTTGAGGATGTTGTGCACCTTTCACAGCCGAAGGCTGCGGAACTCGGGATTAAGATCAAAACTCAATTTAATGCCTTTGTGCCTGCGTATGCATCAGCAGGACATGTCCAGCAGATCTTATTGAATGTCATTAACAATGCCATTGATGCTGTTGCCGTAAGCAACAGGGAAGAGCGGAACGTTATTGTTTCTACCTTCAGTACAAAGCACGCGGTTCTTATTCGTGTGACCGATACAGGGCTCGGGTTGTCCCGTGAGCTTAAAAATAGAATCTTTGAACCATTTTTCACCACCAAGGCAGCTGGGCAGGGCACCGGTCTTGGATTGTCAATCTCCTATTCTCTTGCAAGACGAAACGACGGAAACCTTTCTGTGCAATCAAGTCCCGATAAAGGAAGCAGCTTTACACTGACTTTACCGGTGGCAGCTGTAGATGCTCTGCCTGCGTTGTAA